One Phaseolus vulgaris cultivar G19833 chromosome 2, P. vulgaris v2.0, whole genome shotgun sequence DNA window includes the following coding sequences:
- the LOC137809859 gene encoding LOW QUALITY PROTEIN: xanthotoxin 5-hydroxylase CYP82C2-like (The sequence of the model RefSeq protein was modified relative to this genomic sequence to represent the inferred CDS: inserted 1 base in 1 codon; deleted 2 bases in 1 codon), producing MHATGNQLPCINKRQFLFWGHQHTHKTLGKMAEKHGPIFTIKLGSYKVLVLSSWEIAKECFTVHDKAFSTRPCVAASKLMGQNCAMFGXAPYGPYWREIRKLATIELLSNHRLELLKNTRRTTELEAATKYLYKLWSRKGCPKEGVLVDMKQWFGDLTHDIVLRMVRGKPNYGASDDYAEGEARRYKKTMRDFMSLFGVFVLSDEIYTEMFLYVRSPTL from the exons CAATCAACTTCCATGCATAAATAAGAGGCAATTCCTCTTTTGGGGTCATCAACATACACACAAAACACTTGGGAAGATGGCTGAGAAACATGGACCAATTTTCACAATAAAACTTGGTTCATACAAAGTGCTGGTATTGAGTAGCTGGGAGATTGCCAAGGAGTGTTTTACTGTCCATGACAAAGCTTTCTCCACCAGGCCCTGTGTTGCCGCCTCAAAGCTAATGGGC CAAAACTGTGCCATGTTTG TTGCTCCTTATGGTCCTTACTGGCGTGAGATAAGGAAATTAGCCACTATTGAGCTTCTGTCTAACCACCGACTTGAACTGCTGAAGAACACAAGAAGAACAACTGAGTTAGAAGCTGCAACAAAATATCTCTACAAGTTATGGTCAAGAAAAGGTTGTCCAAAGGAAGGGGTTTTGGTAGATATGAAGCAGTGGTTTGGGGATTTAACTCACGATATTGTTCTGAGAATGGTTAGAGGGAAGCCAAATTATGGGGCTAGTGATGATTATGCAGAAGGTGAAGCAAGAAGGTACAAGAAAACTATGAGAGACTTCATGAGTTTGTTTGGGGTATTCGTGTTATCTGATGAGATTTATACTGAAATGTTTTTATATGTTAGATCTCCAACTTTATAA